One genomic window of Actinoplanes lobatus includes the following:
- a CDS encoding MBL fold metallo-hydrolase has product MSTTEVTWWGHSTVWLADSGTTLLTDPVLTGRLAHLRRMAGPSPRLPGAPDAVLLSHLHADHFHVGSLRAVPGKPLLIVPRGAAAFTARVMGAEAGNRCVELAPGESAVVGGVRVRAVPARHDGGRGPWSKDRAIAIGFVVEGTARTWFAGDTGLFDGMHELGPLDLALVPVGGWGPTLGSHGHLDAADGAEALRRVKASWAVPVHYGTLWPIGMSRVRRHMFDGPGERFAEHAARVAPESRVRVLAHGERFSLEPAA; this is encoded by the coding sequence GTGAGCACGACCGAGGTCACCTGGTGGGGGCACAGCACGGTGTGGCTCGCCGACTCCGGCACGACCCTGCTGACCGATCCGGTGCTCACCGGCCGCCTCGCCCATCTGCGGCGGATGGCCGGCCCGTCGCCGCGACTGCCCGGTGCGCCGGACGCGGTCCTGCTCTCCCACCTGCACGCCGATCACTTCCACGTCGGATCGCTCCGCGCCGTACCGGGAAAGCCGCTCCTGATCGTGCCCCGCGGAGCCGCCGCCTTCACGGCGAGGGTGATGGGCGCGGAGGCCGGGAATCGGTGTGTCGAGCTGGCGCCCGGTGAGTCGGCCGTGGTCGGCGGCGTGCGGGTCCGGGCCGTTCCGGCGCGGCACGACGGCGGCCGCGGCCCGTGGTCGAAGGACCGGGCGATCGCGATCGGCTTCGTCGTGGAGGGCACCGCGCGGACGTGGTTCGCGGGCGACACCGGCCTGTTCGACGGGATGCACGAGCTGGGCCCGCTGGATCTGGCGCTGGTCCCGGTCGGCGGCTGGGGTCCCACCCTGGGCTCGCACGGGCATCTGGACGCGGCCGACGGCGCCGAGGCGCTGCGGCGGGTGAAGGCGTCGTGGGCGGTGCCGGTGCACTACGGCACGCTGTGGCCGATCGGGATGAGCCGGGTGCGGCGGCACATGTTCGACGGGCCGGGCGAGAGGTTCGCCGAGCACGCCGCCCGGGTGGCGCCGGAGAGCCGGGTCCGGGTGCTGGCCCACGGCGAGCGTTTCAGCCTGGAGCCGGCCGCGTGA
- a CDS encoding serine hydrolase, with amino-acid sequence MRRTRNLILMVAAAGILGGSVLVAKGMLGDGEGGGTGPLAGSFQDAPKASPTPTGPTPEELAAIERAKRVKALDAALKTYASGKPEFSVAVFDRKTGQTYAYRGDEKYETASVVKVQVLACLLLTAQDDNRKLTSSEKTLADKMIRYSDNASTTSLFGRIGRYTGLTACNKRLGLTQTKVNSSWGLTRTTVKDQVKLLDQLVDDESELSDASRTYAHKLMSTVSPDQDWGVPAVAKTDEDATVKNGWLQRSTESNLWIINTVGQVTGDETDVSIAVLSHTNKTMNGGMALVEKVGKMTRTYLKY; translated from the coding sequence GTGCGACGTACCCGAAATCTGATACTGATGGTGGCCGCCGCCGGCATTCTGGGGGGATCCGTCCTGGTGGCGAAGGGCATGCTGGGCGACGGCGAGGGCGGCGGGACCGGCCCGCTCGCCGGCTCGTTCCAGGACGCCCCGAAGGCGTCGCCCACGCCGACCGGCCCCACCCCCGAGGAGCTGGCCGCCATCGAGCGGGCCAAGCGGGTCAAGGCGCTCGACGCGGCCCTCAAGACGTACGCCTCCGGCAAACCGGAGTTCTCGGTCGCCGTCTTCGACCGCAAGACCGGGCAGACGTACGCGTACCGCGGCGACGAGAAGTACGAGACCGCCAGCGTGGTGAAGGTGCAGGTGCTCGCCTGCCTGCTGCTCACCGCCCAGGACGACAACCGCAAGCTGACCAGCAGCGAGAAGACCCTGGCCGACAAGATGATCCGGTACAGCGACAACGCCTCCACCACCTCGCTGTTCGGCAGGATCGGGCGGTACACCGGGCTGACCGCCTGCAACAAGCGGCTCGGCCTCACCCAGACCAAGGTCAACAGCTCCTGGGGCCTCACCCGGACCACCGTCAAGGACCAGGTGAAACTGCTGGACCAGCTGGTCGACGACGAGAGCGAGCTGTCCGACGCGTCCCGCACCTACGCGCACAAGCTGATGAGCACCGTCTCCCCGGACCAGGACTGGGGCGTGCCAGCGGTGGCGAAGACCGACGAGGACGCCACCGTCAAGAACGGCTGGCTCCAGCGCTCCACCGAGAGCAACCTGTGGATCATCAACACCGTCGGTCAGGTCACCGGGGACGAGACCGACGTGTCGATCGCCGTCCTGTCGCACACCAACAAGACCATGAACGGCGGGATGGCGCTGGTCGAGAAGGTCGGCAAGATGACTAGGACGTACTTGAAGTACTAG
- a CDS encoding diacylglycerol/lipid kinase family protein, translated as MTGPRSAVVVNPTKVADPDHLRRTLHEGLRRAGWPQPTWYETTAEDPGRGQARRAVADGAELVFACGGDGTVTAVVTALAGTGVALAVLPAGTGNLLAANLGLGNDPATGLEVALEGGRRRIDVGAIGDRCFVVMAGMGFDAQMLEDTSEKAKKRIGWLAYLGGAAKHLLDRPMRVRIRLDGGPPMPRRPAAVIVGNVGRLQGGVRLLSKAEPDDGKLNVAILSPTNLAHWAALAWAVLSRRERVPLMETYTAQRVEIYSNRARARQLDGDNIAPGKVMKIQIRPKALLLCVPQPDADPDLAYDAGAAARRAEPVREAAEEKA; from the coding sequence GTGACTGGACCCCGCTCCGCGGTCGTGGTGAACCCCACCAAGGTGGCCGATCCCGATCACCTTCGGCGCACCCTCCACGAGGGGCTGCGCCGGGCCGGCTGGCCGCAACCCACCTGGTACGAGACGACGGCCGAGGACCCCGGCCGCGGCCAGGCGAGACGTGCCGTCGCCGACGGTGCCGAGCTGGTCTTCGCGTGCGGCGGCGACGGCACCGTCACGGCGGTGGTCACCGCGCTGGCCGGCACCGGCGTGGCCCTGGCCGTGCTGCCCGCCGGCACCGGCAACCTGCTCGCCGCCAACCTGGGGCTGGGCAACGACCCGGCCACCGGGCTGGAGGTGGCGCTCGAGGGCGGCCGGCGGCGCATCGACGTCGGCGCCATCGGCGACCGGTGCTTCGTGGTGATGGCCGGGATGGGCTTCGACGCCCAGATGCTCGAGGACACCTCGGAGAAGGCGAAGAAGCGGATCGGCTGGCTGGCGTACCTCGGCGGCGCCGCCAAGCACCTGCTGGACCGGCCGATGCGGGTCCGGATCCGGCTGGACGGGGGCCCGCCCATGCCGCGCCGCCCGGCCGCGGTGATCGTCGGCAACGTGGGCCGGCTCCAGGGCGGGGTGCGGCTGCTCAGCAAGGCCGAGCCGGACGACGGCAAGCTCAACGTGGCCATCCTCAGCCCCACCAACCTGGCCCACTGGGCGGCGCTCGCCTGGGCGGTGCTCAGCCGGCGCGAGCGGGTGCCGCTCATGGAGACCTATACCGCACAGCGGGTGGAGATCTACAGCAACCGGGCACGGGCCCGTCAGCTCGACGGTGACAACATCGCACCCGGCAAGGTCATGAAGATCCAGATCCGGCCGAAGGCCCTGCTGCTCTGTGTGCCGCAGCCCGACGCCGACCCGGACCTGGCGTACGACGCCGGTGCGGCCGCGCGCCGTGCCGAACCGGTGCGGGAAGCGGCGGAGGAGAAGGCTTGA
- a CDS encoding DUF1990 family protein: protein MTELTYPHVGSTRTGRLPSGYRHLRYRTRIGTGEEVLRRAGEAILSFRMHRAIGTRITADVDRAATGVPLTVGIGPLRAPCEVVWTVEEDDRIGFAYGTRPGHPATGEEAFLAELDEHGEVWFTVTAFSRPAGTFMRLAGPFAVGFQHAYARLCGWAVRRLGTVGR, encoded by the coding sequence GTGACCGAACTGACCTACCCGCATGTCGGGTCCACCCGGACCGGGCGCCTGCCGTCCGGCTACCGGCATCTGCGCTACCGCACCCGGATCGGGACCGGCGAGGAGGTGCTGCGCCGGGCCGGTGAGGCGATCCTGAGCTTCCGCATGCACCGGGCCATCGGGACACGGATCACGGCGGACGTGGACCGGGCTGCCACCGGGGTGCCGCTGACCGTCGGGATCGGGCCGCTGCGGGCGCCCTGCGAGGTGGTCTGGACGGTCGAGGAGGACGATCGGATCGGGTTCGCCTACGGCACCCGGCCCGGGCATCCGGCGACCGGCGAGGAGGCGTTCCTGGCCGAACTGGACGAGCACGGCGAGGTGTGGTTCACGGTGACCGCGTTCTCCCGTCCGGCGGGCACGTTCATGCGGCTGGCCGGGCCGTTCGCGGTGGGATTCCAGCACGCCTACGCGCGGCTGTGCGGCTGGGCGGTGCGCCGCCTGGGTACCGTAGGGCGGTGA
- a CDS encoding DedA family protein produces MIDTLGALGWLFLVVAFGAIVPVVPTGAAVSSAAAYALHEHPYAIGLVVAAGAAGAYTGDLVMYAMCRYGGEQLARRLHWLNDEERLNTVRARLQRRQVTVLLVSRLVPGGRVPVLLAAAFAGVSWRTFVIANLPACVLWSLVYTTIGLLGASIFPEPWQGVLAAIVVILVVNQSITWISRWWDRRAARASTSSTS; encoded by the coding sequence GTGATCGACACGCTGGGAGCGCTCGGCTGGCTGTTCCTGGTGGTCGCGTTCGGGGCGATCGTGCCGGTGGTGCCGACCGGGGCGGCGGTCAGCAGCGCCGCGGCGTACGCGTTGCACGAGCACCCGTACGCCATCGGCCTGGTGGTCGCGGCCGGCGCGGCCGGCGCCTACACCGGCGACCTGGTGATGTACGCGATGTGCCGGTACGGCGGCGAGCAGCTGGCCCGCCGTCTGCACTGGCTCAACGACGAGGAGCGGCTCAACACGGTCCGGGCCCGGTTGCAGCGCAGGCAGGTCACGGTGCTGCTGGTGTCCCGGCTGGTCCCGGGCGGGCGGGTGCCGGTGCTGCTGGCGGCCGCCTTCGCCGGGGTGTCGTGGCGCACCTTCGTGATCGCCAACCTGCCCGCCTGTGTGCTGTGGTCGCTGGTCTACACCACGATCGGCCTGCTCGGGGCGTCGATCTTCCCCGAGCCGTGGCAGGGTGTGCTCGCCGCGATCGTGGTGATCCTGGTGGTGAACCAGTCGATCACCTGGATCTCGCGGTGGTGGGATCGGCGGGCGGCGCGCGCTAGTACTTCAAGTACGTCCTAG